One part of the Glycine soja cultivar W05 chromosome 11, ASM419377v2, whole genome shotgun sequence genome encodes these proteins:
- the LOC114373975 gene encoding 40S ribosomal protein S12-like — MSGEEVAVAVEVPATSIPGEPMDIMTALQLVLRKSLAYGGLARGLHEGAKVIEKHAAQLCVLAEDCDQPDYVKLVKALCAEHNVSLLTVPSAKTLGEWAGLCKIDSEGKARKVTGCSCVVVKDFGEEHEAYNVVLQHVKAN, encoded by the exons ATGTCAGG TGAAGAGGTAGCTGTTGCAGTTGAGGTACCTGCTACTTCAATTCCAGGTGAGCCAATGGACATCATGACTGCTCTACAGCTTGTGCTGAGAAAATCTCTGGCCTATGGTGGTCTTGCACGAGGTCTTCATGAAGGTGCCAAGGTGATCGAGAAGCATGCTGCACAGCTCTGTGTTCTAGCAGAAGATTGTGACCAACCTGATTATGTGAAACTGGTGAAGGCTCTTTGTGCAGAGCACAATGTTAGTCTTTTGACAGTTCCAAGTGCAAAGACCCTTGGAGAATGGGCTGGT TTGTGTAAGATTGATTCAGAGGGAAAGGCTCGGAAGGTAACTGGTTGCTCATGTGTGGTTGTCAAG GATTTCGGGGAGGAACATGAAGCATATAATGTTGTTCTGCAGCATGTGAAAGCCAACTGA
- the LOC114376899 gene encoding cinnamoyl-CoA reductase 2-like has product MPSSESSTGFSETICVTGAGGFIASWMVKLLLEKGYTVRGTLRNPDDPKNGHLKEFEGASQRLTLHKVDLLHLDSVRSVINGCHGVFHTASPVTDNPEEMVEPAVNGAKNVIIAAAEAKVRRVVFTSSIGAVYMDPKRSIDLVVDESCWSDLEFCKNTKNWYCYGKAVAEEAAWDTAKEKGVDMVVVNPVLVLGPLLQPSINASTIHILKYLTGSAKTYANATQAYVHVRDVALAHILVYEKPSASGRYICAESSLHRGELVEILAKYFPDYPVPTKCSDEKNPRAKPYTFSNQKLKDLGLEFTPVSQCLYETVKNLQEKGHLPVPARQQEDSTTVKP; this is encoded by the exons atgcctTCTTCAGAATCATCAACAGGCTTCTCCGAAACCATTTGTGTGACCGGCGCTGGTGGCTTCATCGCCTCTTGGATGGTCAAACTCCTCTTGGAGAAAGGCTACACTGTCCGAGGAACCCTCAGAAACCCAG ATGATCCCAAGAACGGGCACTTAAAAGAGTTTGAAGGAGCTTCCCAGAGACTAACTCTGCATAAGGTTGACCTCCTTCATCTTGACTCCGTTAGATCTGTTATTAACGGCTGTCATGGTGTCTTTCACACTGCTTCTCCCGTCACCGATAACCCC GAAGAAATGGTGGAGCCTGCGGTGAATGGAGCTAAGAATGTGATCATAGCAGCTGCAGAGGCTAAAGTTAGACGCGTGGTGTTCACCTCATCCATTGGTGCCGTTTACATGGACCCCAAAAGGAGCATCGATTTGGTGGTTGACGAGTCCTGTTGGAGTGATTTAGAATTTTGCAAGAACACCAAG AATTGGTATTGCTATGGGAAGGCTGTGGCTGAAGAAGCGGCATGGGACACAGCAAAAGAGAAAGGGGTGGACATGGTTGTAGTGAACCCAGTTTTGGTACTTGGACCATTACTGCAACCCAGCATAAATGCTAGTACAATTCACATCCTCAAGTACCTCACTGGCTCTGCTAAGACCTATGCAAATGCCACACAGGCGTATGTTCATGTTAGGGACGTGGCATTGGCCCACATACTTGTTTATGAGAAGCCTTCTGCCTCTGGTAGATACATATGTGCCGAAAGCTCTCTCCACCGTGGAGAATTAGTTGAAATTCTCGCCAAGTATTTCCCCGACTACCCAGTTCCCACCAA GTGTTCAGATGAAAAGAATCCGAGAGCAAAACCCTACACTTTTTCAAATCAAAAACTGAAAGATTTGGGATTGGAATTCACCCCAGTGAGTCAGTGTTTATATGAAACCGTCAAGAACCTGCAGGAGAAAGGGCACCTTCCTGTTCCTGCAAGGCAGCAGGAAGATTCAACTACTGTGAAACCTTAA
- the LOC114374794 gene encoding metal transporter Nramp6-like, with the protein MAVTGSGSGQPQFISSTGNRSFSNAPLIENSDTNQIVVPDRKSWKNLFAYMGPGFLVSIAYIDPGNFETDLQSGAQYKYELLWIILLASCVALVIQSMAANLGVVTGKHLAEHCRAEYPRVPNFILWIIAEIAIVACDIPEVIGTAFALNMLFNIPVWIGVLLTGLSTLMLLALQQYGVRKLEFLIAFLVFTIAACFMVELGYAKPDAKEVLKGLFEPELKGSGATGLAISLLGAMVMPHNLFLHSALVLSRKIPRSVQGIREACRFYMIESAFALMVAFLINVCVISVSGAVCNSSNLNAEDQMSCQDLDLNKASFLLRNVLGKWSSKLFGIALFASGQSSTITGTYAGQYVMQGFLDLRLEPWIRNMLTRCLAIVPSLIVAVIGGSAGAGKLIIVASMILSFELPFALVPLLKFTSSKTKMGTHVNSTMISAVTWIIGTLLMAINIYYLITGFIKLLLHSHLKIAAKVFLGILGFSGMAMYLAGITYLVLRKNKEATHLLALTATENQQMTNEQGNGSIYSLPREDIVSMQLPQRSTPADVD; encoded by the exons ATGGCTGTCACAGGTTCTGGTTCCGGGCAGCCGCAATTCATTTCGAGCACTGGCAACCGAAGCTTTTCCAATGCGCCACTCATTGAGAACTCAGATACTAATCAAATTGTTGTGCCTGAT AGGAAAAGCTGGAAAAATTTATTTGCATACATGGGGCCTGGGTTTCTTGTTTCCATTGCATATATAGATCCAGGAAACT TCGAGACGGATCTTCAGTCTGGGGCACAATATAAATATGAG TTACTTTGGATCATATTGTTGGCTTCATGTGTTGCTCTTGTAATTCAATCAATGGCAGCTAATCTCGGGGTGGTCACTG GAAAACACTTAGCAGAGCACTGTAGAGCTGAATATCCCCGGGTGCCCAACTTCATCCTTTGGATTATTGCTGAAATTGCCATAGTGGCCTGTGACATTCCTGAAG TAATTGGGACAGCCTTTGCATTGAACATGCTCTTCAACATACCTGTTTGGATTGGTGTTCTTCTGACAGGACTCAGCACATTGATGCTCTTAGCATTGCAGCAATATGGG GTTAGGAAACTCGAATTCTTGATTGCATTTTTAGTATTTACAATTGCTGCATGTTTTATGGTTGAGCTTGGATATGCAAAGCCTGATGCTAAAGAAGTTCTGAAGGGTCTTTTTGAGCCAGAACTAAAAGGGAGTGGTGCTACTGGTCTTGCAATTTCTCTTCTTGGAGCTATGGTTATGCC GCACAATCTCTTCCTGCATTCAGCACTGGTGCTTTCTAGGAAAATACCACGATCAGTTCAGGGAATCAGA GAGGCTTGCAGATTTTACATGATAGAAAGTGCTTTTGCTCtcatggtggccttcctcataAATGTTTGTGTTATTTCTGTAAGTGGTGCTGTTTGCAATTCTTCAAATTTGAATGCTGAAGATCAGATGAGCTGTCAGGATTTGGATCTGAACAAAGCCTCCTTCCTACTTAGA AATGTCTTGGGGAAATGGAGTTCAAAGCTGTTTGGAATTGCTTTGTTTGCATCGGGTCAAAGTTCTACTATTACAGGAACCTATGCAGGACAGTATGTCATGCAG gGATTTCTGGATTTACGACTGGAGCCATGGATTCGGAATATGTTAACTCGTTGTTTAGCCATAGTCCCTAGTTTGATTGTTGCAGTCATTGGTGGTTCTGCTGGGGCTGGGAAGCTCATAATAGTTGCATCT ATGATCTTATcatttgagcttccttttgctTTGGTTCCACTCCTCAAGTTTACAAGCAGCAAAACCAAAATGGGGACACATGTCAACTCTacaatg ATTTCGGCTGTTACTTGGATAATCGGTACCCTCCTCATGGCCATTAATATATACTACTTAATAACTGGCTTCATCAAGCTGCTGCTTCATAGTCACTTAAAAATTGCGGCTAAGGTGTTTCTTGGGATATTAGGATTTTCGGGCATGGCAATGTATTTGGCTGGTATAACATATCTAGTACTTCGCAAAAATAAAGAGGCTACACACCTTTTGGCTCTAACAGCAACAGAAAATCAGCAGATGACAAATGAACAAGGCAATGGTTCAATCTATTCTCTTCCAAGAGAAGACATAGTAAGCATGCAATTGCCTCAAAGAAGTACTCCTGCAGATGTTGACTGA